In Humulus lupulus chromosome 6, drHumLupu1.1, whole genome shotgun sequence, a single genomic region encodes these proteins:
- the LOC133784958 gene encoding uncharacterized protein LOC133784958, which yields MASASSSSAASISANINSIPMLNETNFKDWKRNLLIVLGCMDLDHALRDEQPAPLTKESTRDEKTDFERWDRSNRMSLMIMKHSIPEAFWGTESEGITKAKNFLEQIEERFAKNDKVEMTTLLGSLMTMKYKGQGNVREYIMEMHHIVSRLKTLKIELSDDVLVLMILLTLPALFNQFKISYNCQKEKWTLNELIYHCVQEEERLKNDKTESSHLATASMDKGNKRKSENEATKSLAQKKQQKDSEG from the coding sequence CTAGTTCATCTTCTGCTGCCTCAATATCTGCTAATATTAATTCTATTCCTATGCTTAATGAGACTAATTTCAAGGATTGGAAAAGGAACTTACTTATAGTTCTGGGATGTATGGATTTAGACCATGCATTAAGGGATGAACAACCTGCACCTCTCACTAAGGAAAGCACCCGTGATGAGAAAACGGATTTTGAGAGGTGGGATCGTTCAAATCGCATGAGTTTAATGATTATGAAACACAGCATTCCAGAAGCCTTTTGGGGCACAGAATCCGAAGGGATTACTAAGGCCAAGAATTTTCTTGAACAAATTGAGGAACGTTTTGCTAAAAATGATAAGGTTGAAATGACAACACTTCTAGGTTCTTTGATGaccatgaagtataagggtcaaGGAAATGTAagggagtacattatggaaatgCATCATATTGTCTCAAGACTTAAGACACTTAAGATTGAGCTTTCTGATGATGTGCTTGTGCTTATGATTTTGTTAACGCTTCCTGCACtgtttaaccaatttaaaattagttataACTGTCAAAAGGAGAAATGGACTCTCAATGAACTCATTTATCACTGTgtgcaagaggaagaaaggttaAAAAATGACAAAACTGAAAGTTCTCACTTGGCCACTGCCTCTATGGATAAGGGCAATAAAAGAAAATCTGAGAATGAAGCTACTAAGAGTCTAgcccaaaagaaacaacagaaGGATTCAGAAGGTTGA